In Hirundo rustica isolate bHirRus1 chromosome 4, bHirRus1.pri.v3, whole genome shotgun sequence, a genomic segment contains:
- the MGST1 gene encoding microsomal glutathione S-transferase 1, which produces MAKSTQLIDNEVFRAYATYTAIVLLKMMLMSLVTAYFRITRKAFVNPEDVASFGKGESAKKFLRTDPDVERVRRGHLNDLENIVPFVGIGLLYALSGPELSTALLHFRIFTGARILHTFAYLIPLPQPGRGLSWAVGYAVTFSMAYNVLKTAWLL; this is translated from the exons ATGGCCAAATCGACGCAGTTAATTGACAATGAAGTCTTCCGGGCTTACGCTACTTACACAGCCATTGTTCTTCTGAAAATGATGCTAATGAGTCTGGTAACAGCATACTTCAGGATCACAAGGAAG GCATTTGTCAACCCAGAAGATGTAGCATCATTTGGAAAAGGGGAGAGTGCTAAGAAATTCCTGAGGACAGATCCAGATGTTGAACGTGTACGCAG gGGCCACCTGAATGACCTGGAAAATATTGTCCCATTTGTTGGCATTGGTCTGCTGTACGCCCTGAGCGGCCCAGAGCTGTCCACGGCCCTGCTGCACTTCAGGATCTTCACAGGGGCTAGGATCCTTCACACTTTTGCCTACTTGatcccccttccccagcctggcaggggtTTGTCCTGGGCAGTTGGCTATGCAGTGACCTTCTCCATGGCCTACAATGTCCTGAAGACAGCGTGGCTCCTGTAG